One genomic window of Procambarus clarkii isolate CNS0578487 chromosome 43, FALCON_Pclarkii_2.0, whole genome shotgun sequence includes the following:
- the LOC123755687 gene encoding uncharacterized protein — protein MCRERARYRERANVPGEGQVPGEGQVPGEGQGARCRERAKVPGAGRGPRCQVPGEGQVPGEGQGARCRERAKVPGAGRGPRCQVPGEGQGARCRERAKVPGAGRGPRCQVPGEGQGARCRERARCRERARCRERARCREKARCRERARCRERAKCRERARCRERARCRERARCRERARCRERARCRERAKVPGEGQVPGEGQVPGEGQVPGEGQVPGEGQVPGEGQVPGEGQVPGEGQVPGEGQVPGEGQVPGEGQVPGEGQVPGEGQGARYLVGSSVRDKNKDATKTLTHLLTNIPRIAPP, from the coding sequence ATGTGCCGGGAGAGGGCCAGGTACCGGGAGAGGGCCAATGTGCCGGGAGAGGGCCAGGTACCGGGAGAGGGCCAGGTGCCGGGAGAGGGCCAAGGTGCCAGGTGCCGGGAGAGGGCCAAGGTGCCAGGTGCCGGGAGAGGGCCAAGGTGCCAGGTACCGGGAGAGGGCCAGGTGCCGGGAGAGGGCCAAGGTGCCAGGTGCCGGGAGAGGGCCAAGGTGCCAGGTGCCGGGAGAGGGCCAAGGTGCCAGGTGCCGGGAGAGGGCCAAGGTGCCAGGTGCCGGGAGAGGGCCAAGGTGCCAGGTGCCGGGAGAGGGCCAAGGTGCCAGGTGCCGGGAGAGGGCCAAGGTGCCAGGTGCCGGGAGAGGGCCAGGTGCCGGGAGAGGGCCAGGTGCAGGGAGAGGGCCAGGTGCCGGGAGAAGGCCAGGTGCCGGGAGAGGGCCAGGTGCCGGGAGAGGGCCAAGTGCCGGGAGAGGGCCAGGTGCCGGGAGAGGGCCAGGTGCCGGGAGAGGGCCAGGTGCCGGGAGAGGGCCAGGTGCCGGGAGAGGGCCAGGTGCCGGGAGAGGGCCAAGGTGCCGGGAGAGGGCCAGGTGCCGGGAGAGGGCCAGGTGCCGGGAGAGGGCCAGGTGCCGGGAGAGGGCCAGGTGCCGGGAGAGGGCCAGGTGCCGGGAGAGGGCCAGGTGCCGGGAGAGGGCCAGGTGCCGGGAGAGGGCCAGGTGCCGGGAGAGGGCCAGGTGCCGGGAGAGGGCCAGGTGCCGGGAGAGGGCCAGGTGCCGGGAGAGGGCCAGGTGCCGGGAGAGGGCCAAGGTGCCAGGTACTTGGTGGGGAGCAGCGTGCGAGACAAGAATAAAGACGCCACCAAAACACTAACTCACTTACTGACTAACATCCCCAGGATTGCTCCACCCTAA